From a region of the Pieris rapae chromosome 22, ilPieRapa1.1, whole genome shotgun sequence genome:
- the LOC111000771 gene encoding uncharacterized protein LOC111000771 isoform X1, whose amino-acid sequence MTTISYRTIELLQGQRANTSSIAFKCNRCRLLNVIVRASDSNIYNLDSSRYRLREYRDKEGKPKQLLEIEVEGMKTQDFGDYFAVIQNGEGLEERVKVLSVLTPEKDTENAIKIQRLSASFDVGGHFDRTMNYTCEECSVTDILCNGESVLSAGRVSVIHVTNMISFNFPRFEDNHACVYMGFFKNKNKFIKKILAVIDNNSPGVVIPEVVKLATPKIGEQFQQQVPFTCSDCSVEKVFVNGIPLETSFRRNSVGSIAIFTATSSEITISITEYTPTYEGVYQAVFASGSDAVTKTIMEMRDVAEVTQTQEETTAGTTIAVSESDVSAPESSVSDTATEAGAAETTEPAAAAT is encoded by the exons ATGACGACGATCTCCTATCGCACCATTGAGCTCCTGCAGGGTCAGCGAGCGAACACGTCTAGTATTGCGTTCAAATGCAATAGGTGCCGCCTGCTTAATGTTATTGTACGAGCCAGTGATagcaatatatataacttagaCAGTTCAAGATATCGCTTAAGAGAGTACCGAGATAA GGAAGGCAAACC TAAGCAACTCCTAGAAATCGAAGTGGAGGGAATGAAGACACAAGATTTTGGTGATTATTTCGCAGTGATACAGAATGGCGAAGGGTTGGAAGAGAGGGTTAAAGTTCTAAGTGTGCTCA CTCCCG AAAAGG ACACAG AAAACg CGATTAAAATCCAGCGCCTCAGTGCGTCGTTTGACGTTGGCGGCCATTTTGATCGCACAATGAATTACACGTGCGAAGAGTGTTCTGTCACGGATATTCTGTGCAATGGCGAGAGTGTGTTGTCTGCTGGAAGAGTATCTGTCATACACGTCACTAATATGATTAGCTTCAACTTTCCAAG ATTTGAAGACAACCACGCTTGCGTATACATGGGATTCTTTAAGAATAAGAACAAATTCATCAAAAAGATATTAGCTGTTATTGATa ataatt cgcctg GTGTTGTAATACCAGAAGTGGTGAAATTGGCTACTCCAAAGATCGGTGAGCAGTTTCAGCAGCAGGTGCCGTTCACCTGCAGTGATTGTTCTGTTGAAAAG GTCTTCGTTAATGGTATACCGCTGGAGACGTCATTTAGGCGGAATTCTGTTGGGTCCATTGCAATATTTACG GCGACTTCATCAGAAATAACGATAAGTATAACAGAATACACCCCAACGTATGAGGGAGTGTATCAAGCGGTCTTTGCGTCTGGCTCCGATGCTGTCACCAAAACCATTATGGAGATGCG AGATGTAGCTGAAGTTACTCAAACTCAAGAAGAAACAACCGCTG gtACCACCATCGCAGTCTCCGAATCAGACGTGTCag cacCTGAAAGCA gtGTATCGGACACAGCCACTGAAG CTGGTGCGGCTGAAACTACGGAGCCTGCGGCGGCTGCTACGTAG